A portion of the Pseudopipra pipra isolate bDixPip1 chromosome 1, bDixPip1.hap1, whole genome shotgun sequence genome contains these proteins:
- the ZNRF2 gene encoding E3 ubiquitin-protein ligase ZNRF2 isoform X2 — MVAPRTRQQRPRRGRQLSRIPAGGSPLSTPTHRATRPPPPANPFPSPRRDPRLGSPRRGRTATTPCRRGEGGGEGHRAAPGGGGTMGAKQSSPTAANGRTRAYSGGDLPSSSSSSSGGGGGANGTGGRSAGAGGRYAHLAAAPHAAPGGAAAAGGAAAAGGAAGSAPRSRSLGGATASGARAAQSALNILHSVGPYGSQDSVSSTPEEGGRERPAGGGGGGGGSSGSSSGGPRLVIGSLPAHLSPHLFGGTSRLLDSSALYVQNLYLLTKWIYIL; from the coding sequence ATGGTGGCGCCCCGGACCCGCCAGCAgcggccgcgccggggccgccaGCTGAGCCGGATCCCGGCGGGCGGCTCTCCCCTCTCCACACCGACCCACCGAGCGACCCGTCCCCCTCCCCCGGCGAaccctttcccctctccccgaCGCGACCCGCGCCTCGGATCGCCCCGCCGGGGCCGGACTGCCACCACCCCCTGCCGCCgcggggaaggcggcggcgaAGGGCACCGGGCAGCGCCAGGCGGCGGCGGGACCATGGGCGCgaagcagagcagccccacCGCCGCCAATGGCCGCACCCGGGCGTACTCGGGCGGGGATctgccttcctccagcagcagcagcagcggcggcggcggcggcgctaACGGGACCGGCGGGCGCTCGGCGGGCGCCGGCGGGCGGTACGCGCACCTGGCGGCGGCGCCTCACGCCGctccgggcggcgcggcggcggccggaggagcggcggcggcggggggtgCCGCGGGGTCGGCACCCCGGAGCAGGTCCCTGGGGGGGGCCACGGCCTCTGGCGCCCGGGCGGCGCAGTCCGCCCTAAACATCCTCCACAGCGTCGGCCCCTACGGCTCGCAGGACTCGGTCAGCAGCACCCCGGAGGAGGGCGGCCGGGAGCGGcccgcggggggcggcggcggcggcggcggctcctccgGCAGCTCCTCCGGCGGGCCTCGGCTGGTGATCGGCTCGCTGCCCGCGCACCTCTCGCCGCACCTGTTCGGAG